In a single window of the Littorina saxatilis isolate snail1 linkage group LG3, US_GU_Lsax_2.0, whole genome shotgun sequence genome:
- the LOC138961156 gene encoding uncharacterized protein, with amino-acid sequence MGEGWRGMGHGRLRQGMEMGEGWRGRGHGRLRQGMEMGEGWRGRGHGRLRQGMEMGEGQGAREVETGYGDGGGVEGQGAREVETGYGDGGGVEEEWRRKTQIQDAL; translated from the coding sequence atgggggaggggtggaggggcATGGGGCACGGGAGGTTGAGACAGGGTATGgagatgggggaggggtggaggggcAGGGGGCACGGGAGGTTGAGACAGGGTATGgagatgggggaggggtggaggggcAGGGGGCACGGGAGGTTGAGACAGGGTATGGAGATGGGGGAGGGGCAGGGGGCACGGGAGGTTGAGACAGGGTATGgagatgggggaggggtggaggggcAGGGGGCACGGGAGGTTGAGACAGGGTATGgagatgggggaggggtggaggaGGAATGGAGAAGGAAGACGCAAATACAAGATGCTTTATAG
- the LOC138961157 gene encoding uncharacterized protein: MVEGQGAREVETGYGDGGGVEGQGAREVETGYGDGGGVEGQGAREVETGYGEGGGVEGQGAREVETGYGDGGGVEGQGAREVETGYGDGGGVEGQGAREVETGYGDGGGVEGQGAREVETGYGDGGGVEGQGAREVETGYGDGGVVEGQGAREVETGYGDGGEVEGQGAQEVETGYGDGGGVEGQGAQEVETGYGDGGGVEGQGAREVETGYGDGGGVEGQGAREVETGYGDGGGVEGQGAREVETGYGDGGGVEGQGAREVETGYGDGGGVEGQGAREVETGYGDGGGVEGQGAREVETGYGDGGGVEGQGAREVETGYGDGGGVEGQGAREVETGYGDGGEVEGQGAREVETGYGDGGGVEGQGAREVETGYGDGGGVEGQGAREVETGYGDGGGVEGQGAQEVETGYGDGGGVEGQGAQEVETGYGDGGGVEGQGAREVETGYGDGGGVEGQGAREVETGYGDGGGVEGQGAREVETGYGDGGGVEGQGAREVETGYGDGGGVEGQGAREVETGYGDGGGVDGAGGTGG, translated from the coding sequence ATGGTGGAGGGGCAGGGGGCACGGGAGGTTGAGACAGGGTATGGAGATGGGGGAGGGGTAGAGGGGCAGGGGGCACGGGAGGTTGAGACAGGGTATGgagatgggggaggggtggaggggcAGGGGGCACGGGAGGTTGAGACAGGGTAtggagaagggggaggggtggaggggcAGGGGGCACGGGAGGTTGAGACAGGGTATGgagatgggggaggggtggaggggcAGGGGGCACGGGAGGTTGAGACAGGGTATGgagatgggggaggggtggaggggcAGGGGGCACGGGAGGTTGAGACAGGGTATGgagatgggggaggggtggaggggcAGGGGGCACGGGAGGTTGAGACAGGGTATGGAGATGGGGGAGGGGTAGAGGGGCAGGGGGCACGGGAGGTTGAGACAGGGTATGGAGATGGGGGAGTGGTGGAGGGGCAGGGGGCACGGGAGGTTGAGACAGGGTATGGAGATgggggagaggtggaggggcAGGGGGCACAGGAGGTTGAGACAGGGTATGgagatgggggaggggtggaggggcAGGGGGCACAGGAGGTTGAGACAGGGTATGgagatgggggaggggtggaggggcAGGGGGCACGGGAGGTTGAGACAGGGTATGgagatgggggaggggtggaggggcAGGGGGCACGGGAGGTTGAGACAGGGTATGgagatgggggaggggtggaggggcAGGGGGCACGGGAGGTTGAGACAGGGTATGGAGATGGGGGAGGGGTAGAGGGGCAAGGGGCACGGGAGGTTGAGACAGGGTATGgagatgggggaggggtggaggggcAGGGGGCACGGGAGGTTGAGACAGGGTATGgagatgggggaggggtggaggggcAGGGGGCACGGGAGGTTGAGACAGGGTATGGAGATGGGGGAGGGGTAGAGGGGCAGGGGGCACGGGAGGTTGAGACAGGGTATGGAGATGGGGGAGGGGTAGAGGGGCAGGGGGCACGGGAGGTTGAGACAGGGTATGGAGATgggggagaggtggaggggcAGGGGGCACGGGAGGTTGAGACAGGGTATGgagatgggggaggggtggaggggcAGGGGGCACGGGAGGTTGAGACAGGGTATGgagatgggggaggggtggaggggcAGGGGGCACGGGAGGTTGAGACAGGGTATGgagatgggggaggggtggaggggcAGGGGGCACAGGAGGTTGAGACAGGGTATGgagatgggggaggggtggaggggcAGGGGGCACAGGAGGTTGAGACAGGGTATGgagatgggggaggggtggaggggcAGGGGGCACGGGAGGTTGAGACAGGGTATGgagatgggggaggggtggaggggcAGGGGGCACGGGAGGTTGAGACAGGGTATGgagatgggggaggggtggaggggcAGGGGGCACGGGAGGTTGAGACAGGGTATGgagatgggggaggggtggaggggcAGGGGGCACGGGAGGTTGAGACAGGGTATGgagatgggggaggggtggaggggcAGGGGGCACGGGAGGTTGAGACAGGGTATGGAGATGGGGGAGGGGTAGATGGGGCAGGGGGCACGGGAGGTTGA